The region GCCGCGTCAAGGCGGAGTTGTCGATCTGAGCAAGGCCGAGCAGATCCCAGGGCAGACCGGTGATGCGCGCTCTTGCCAGCTCAACAGCGACCCACAGGACAGGGCTGAGCAGCAGAGCAAGCCTGGCCCACTTCCCTGCCCGGACCACGGCAAAGAGCATGCCGAAGAGAGCGTGATAGAGGCCGAGATAAAGACAGAAGAGGAGGAGAATCCCCAGAGCGACAGGCTTGTCGAGCCCGCCGTAGAGGTACATCGTCTGGTAGATCCAATAGCAGTTGCCGAGGTACCAGACGAAGCCGGAGAGATAGGCGAGAGTTGCACTCTGACGGACGCTGAGCGGTTTTCCGCGGCGGTCGTTAGAGGCAAGTGCCCACAGGAGTGGAGTAAGCGCGATCCAGCAGAGGGCGGCTCGCCAGGCCGGCACAGGGCCTGCGAGAGGAAACGGCAGAACCTGCAGAACGCCGGAGAGTACAGCCAGAGCCCAGAGCTTTCCGGGGATGAGTCGCACGGGCTTGAGTCTATCATCGGAGGTCGGAGACGCACCCGCTCTATAATGGAGCAAGCATTATGGAACACGTAATCCATCTTCTGAGCAAAATTCTGGAGCCCCTGTTCTTTATCGGTATGGGTGGGTCGATGCTTGTCGTCGTCTTTACCGTGGTGCAGGACGTTCAGCAGATCTTTACCAGTGACGAAGAGGAAGAAGGCTGAGGCGCAGATTTCCTTTTGAAAATGGGCCGGAAAGATGGCCTGACCAATTGACGCTGTACGGAAGCGACCTTAAACTGACTCTCGGACGATAGGTTTCTGGACGCGAATGACAGCTGTCGGATGCGTCCTCCACAATCAATGGCTTCAGCGAAAAATACTGTCGTTCTGCCGCAATCGAACCGAGTACGCCTCGTCGTGGCCTCGTCAGTCATGCTGACGTTTATCTCCTTCTGGCGCGCGGCTGCCATTGTTCTCAATGACTTAGGTTCTTCAGCCTTTTATGCTGGCGGGCTTGCGGAAGAAGCTGTGGGCAAATCCGCGCCCTGGCTGATCCTCGCGGTTGTCTTTTTCGCCTATGCAGTGCGTTCGGTCTACGTCGAGAGCTGCTCGATGTTCACCCGCGGCGGCGTATATCGCATCGTCAAGGAGGCTCTGGGCAGCACCTTCGCCAAGATCAGCGTCTCGGCCCTGATGTTCGATTATGTGCTGACGGGGCCGATCTCCGGTGTATCTGCCGGCCAATACATCGTGGGGCTGCTGAACGACCTGCTGGCCTACGCTGGAACAAGGCTGCACTGGGCTGCCGTCCCACACCTCAGGCCCGACTACTCCTCTGCCTGTATCGCCGTGGCGATCACGCTGTATTTCTGGTGGCAGAACATCAAAGGCATCGAGGAATCGAGCCAGCGCGCTCTGGACATTATGAAGATCACTACCGTCATGGTAGTGATCCTGTTGTTTTGGGGCGGGTTTACCGTATTTCATCGCGGGGCGCAGCTTCCTCCGCTGCCTATCCCTTCGAATTTGCATTTCAGCTCGGATGCCCTGGGCTTTCTGAAGGGAACAAAGTTCGCTGCTTCACTCGGCTTGTTCGGCGTATTGATGGCGTTTGGCCATTCGGTCCTGGCCATGAGCGGTGAGGAGTCCCTGGCCCAGGTCAATCGCGAGATCGAGCACCCCAAGCTGAAGAACCTGAAGCGCGCAGCCCTGGTGATTGCGACCTACAGCTTCTTCTTTACCGGGCTCTGCTCCCTGCTCGCGGTGATGATTATTCCGGACTCGGTGCGGGTCCATGTCTACCGCGACAACCTGATCGCCGGAATGGCGATGTACATGGTTGGGCCCGAGGTTCTGCGCCTGGCCTTCCGCTGCTTCGTGGTTCTGGTTGGATTTCTGATCCTGGGCGGCGCGGTCAATACAGCGATCGTCGGGTCGACCGGCGTACTGATGCGCATCGCCGAAGACGGCGTATTAACGGACTGGTTCCGCAAACCGCAGAAGAAGTACGGAACCAGCTACCGCATCGTGAACCTCGTTGCCGGGATGCAGTTGCTGGTGATCGTTCTGACACACGGCAACGTGCTTGTGATTGGCGAAGCGTATGCCTTCGGCGTCATCTGGAGCTTCACCTTCAACGCCCTGGCAATGCTGATTCTGCGGTGGAGATACCACGGCGAGCGCGGATGGAAGGTACCGATGAATCTCCGTATCGGAAAGACGGAGATTCCGATCGGTCTGATATCGGTCTTTCTCGTCCTTTCTACGACGGCGATCGTCAACCTGTTTACGAAGTCGGTCGCTACGGTCAGCGGAGTTATCTTTGCCGCGGCATTCTTTGTGATCTTTTCGCTTTCGGAGCGCAATAACCGCAAGCGCCACGACCTTACCTCGCGGCAGATGCGGGAACACTTCCAACTCGAGCATCAGGACAAGGTTGGTTTGTCCGCGCTCGATATCCGTCCGGGCGCAGTCATCGTAACCATGCGAGACGCTGCGGCGCCGTTTGCTTTGAAGTGGGCTCTGACGCACACCAATACCGAAGAGCAGGACATTGTGGTGCTGGCAGCCCGCATGATGGGGGTCGGTGGCCCGGAGTATGTGGAAGCCTCCGAACAACTCTTCAGCGAACACGAGCAGATGTTGTTCACCAAAGCGGTCTCGGTTGCGGAGAGCTTTGGGAAACATATCTCACTGCTGGTAGTGCCTGCAGGCGATATCTTCGCTGCATTGGTGCGGACGGCAAACTCGCTGGATGTTGCAGCGGTCGTCTCCGGGCTTTCGAGCAAGCTGACCGCCGAGGAGCAGGCTTATCATGTCGGTCAGGCCTGGGAGGCTCTTCCGGAGCCGAAGCGTCAGTTCACGTTTTATGTGATCAAACCGGATGGGGAATCGCTGAGCTTCCACATCGGACCGCATGCCCCTACCATCCAGCCCGATGAGGTTCAGCTCGTGCATCGGTTGTGGCTGAATCTGCGGCGCGATCCGGCG is a window of Edaphobacter sp. 12200R-103 DNA encoding:
- a CDS encoding APC family permease; the encoded protein is MASAKNTVVLPQSNRVRLVVASSVMLTFISFWRAAAIVLNDLGSSAFYAGGLAEEAVGKSAPWLILAVVFFAYAVRSVYVESCSMFTRGGVYRIVKEALGSTFAKISVSALMFDYVLTGPISGVSAGQYIVGLLNDLLAYAGTRLHWAAVPHLRPDYSSACIAVAITLYFWWQNIKGIEESSQRALDIMKITTVMVVILLFWGGFTVFHRGAQLPPLPIPSNLHFSSDALGFLKGTKFAASLGLFGVLMAFGHSVLAMSGEESLAQVNREIEHPKLKNLKRAALVIATYSFFFTGLCSLLAVMIIPDSVRVHVYRDNLIAGMAMYMVGPEVLRLAFRCFVVLVGFLILGGAVNTAIVGSTGVLMRIAEDGVLTDWFRKPQKKYGTSYRIVNLVAGMQLLVIVLTHGNVLVIGEAYAFGVIWSFTFNALAMLILRWRYHGERGWKVPMNLRIGKTEIPIGLISVFLVLSTTAIVNLFTKSVATVSGVIFAAAFFVIFSLSERNNRKRHDLTSRQMREHFQLEHQDKVGLSALDIRPGAVIVTMRDAAAPFALKWALTHTNTEEQDIVVLAARMMGVGGPEYVEASEQLFSEHEQMLFTKAVSVAESFGKHISLLVVPAGDIFAALVRTANSLDVAAVVSGLSSKLTAEEQAYHVGQAWEALPEPKRQFTFYVIKPDGESLSFHIGPHAPTIQPDEVQLVHRLWLNLRRDPAMRDLHHSDIVTYALSRMASEFAHDKDALMSELSHYLQRSNRPRGLGNTYHEEMDKSGPGYSIRPKAAALPEQSKTEIARK